One part of the Vicia villosa cultivar HV-30 ecotype Madison, WI linkage group LG6, Vvil1.0, whole genome shotgun sequence genome encodes these proteins:
- the LOC131612621 gene encoding uncharacterized protein LOC131612621 codes for MLPVPDMVSETTLLRDAIGSFVAWPSELITISDETAPIKPAIKGKGILQEEESVASLKEASARESQQVTQQVRSVPPTGPPKQAAKKGVAFVPRYRTTLATMVDMSDLKDGALREINMDESVFGIEFKSHIAIDDLEEIFTHEQLGVGNMHSYIRLLYDRVLRGTALSNRFRFVSSAHCSGMAIASEPESVRHLLVDRFMSTGNSESLHLWAYNTRPVGAHWLLLAINPIREVVYYLNSVNGDWTNYPAMKEIVDL; via the exons atgctaccggtacctgacatggtctcagagacgacattgttgcgagatgcaataggatcatttgttgcatggccctcggagctcattaccattagtgatgag actgctcctataaaacccgcaattaagggtaaagggattttacaggaggaggagtctgttgcatcactaaaagag gcatccgctcgggagtcacaacaagtgacgcagcaagttcgtagcgtaccacccactggtcctccgaagcaagcggcaaaaaaaggcgttgcttttgtgcctcgataccggacgacgctcgcaacaatggttgatatgtccgatttgaaggatggtgctttacgtgaaatcaatatggatgaaagtgtcttcggtattgaattcaagtcacatattgcaattgatgacttggaagagatttttacgcatgaacaactaggcgtcggtaatatgcactcatacatccg gttgttgtatgacagagtgttgcgcgggactgcattgtctaacagattccgtttcgtgtcttccgcccattgcagcggaatggcaattgcttcggaaccggaatcagttagacatctcttagtcgatagattcatgtccaccggcaattcagaaagtctgcatctttgggcgtataatacccgaccagtagg agcacactggttgttgcttgctatcaaccctataagagaagtcgtgtattatctgaattcggtaaatggtgactggaccaattatccggctatgaaggaaatcgttgatttgtaa